One window from the genome of Metabacillus flavus encodes:
- a CDS encoding DUF378 domain-containing protein, with protein sequence MSGIQRAALVLTIIGAVNWGLIGFFQFDLVAAIFGGQNAALSRIIYGLVGIAGLINLGLLFKPAAELGRTEPKPDMR encoded by the coding sequence ATGAGTGGAATTCAGCGTGCAGCACTTGTACTTACTATTATCGGAGCTGTTAACTGGGGATTGATCGGCTTTTTCCAATTTGATTTGGTAGCCGCAATCTTCGGAGGACAGAATGCAGCCCTGTCCCGAATCATTTATGGCTTAGTAGGAATTGCCGGATTGATCAACCTTGGCCTTCTTTTCAAGCCAGCTGCGGAACTTGGACGCACTGAGCCGAAGCCAGATATGAGGTAA